In Treponema vincentii, a single window of DNA contains:
- a CDS encoding tetratricopeptide repeat protein: MKKLYLILLFSMFFAFSLAAQPLSYDSFTKKYKEAAQLYYQKRYESALQILDILAADDYAQTYPSVFLSRSLVLYYMGRYDEAKIDIEKAIAFQPYTLKLRLCRSMINMALKEYEEALADINYCLEKNPTWADAYHQKGLIYLTLSNYSEALDNFDNALATANGSYKPEYFSDRGFSYYYLHYFEKAKDDFLHSLTLTENDNVYLCLIDVCYKLQQYDEGIKYANILIKPGRRVESAIIDRAYIYLVQKRYDEVRADLDLIEKSCENLSSYHKVKAVYAILTGDKASAIEAVDKAYTLNSQDKDILILREALSTDEIDIRKIVNLLIDFSYTF; encoded by the coding sequence ATGAAGAAATTGTACCTAATCTTACTTTTTAGTATGTTTTTTGCTTTCAGTCTTGCAGCACAGCCTTTGTCGTACGATTCTTTTACAAAAAAATACAAAGAAGCTGCGCAGTTGTATTATCAAAAACGATACGAATCTGCTTTGCAAATTCTTGATATTCTAGCGGCAGATGATTATGCACAGACTTATCCATCTGTTTTTCTTAGCAGGTCTTTAGTGTTATATTACATGGGAAGATATGATGAAGCAAAAATAGACATAGAAAAAGCTATTGCCTTTCAGCCTTATACATTGAAACTGCGCTTATGTCGTTCGATGATAAATATGGCTTTGAAAGAATATGAAGAAGCTTTAGCGGATATAAACTATTGCCTGGAAAAGAATCCTACATGGGCAGACGCTTATCATCAAAAAGGTTTAATATATCTGACTTTATCAAATTATTCCGAAGCTTTGGATAACTTCGATAACGCACTTGCAACCGCAAACGGCTCTTACAAGCCGGAGTATTTTTCTGACAGAGGTTTTTCGTATTATTATTTGCACTATTTTGAAAAAGCAAAAGATGATTTTCTTCATTCACTGACACTTACAGAAAACGATAATGTATATTTATGCCTTATAGATGTTTGCTATAAATTACAGCAATATGACGAAGGTATTAAATATGCAAATATTCTCATAAAACCAGGACGGCGCGTTGAATCTGCAATAATAGACCGCGCATATATTTATCTTGTACAAAAGCGCTATGACGAAGTAAGAGCCGACTTAGATTTAATCGAAAAATCATGTGAAAATCTTAGTTCATATCATAAGGTAAAAGCAGTCTATGCTATATTAACAGGCGATAAAGCTTCTGCAATTGAAGCAGTTGATAAAGCTTATACATTAAATTCACAAGACAAAGATATTTTGATATTGAGGGAAGCGTTGAGTACAGATGAAATTGATATTCGTAAGATCGTAAATTTGCTAATAGATTTTAGCTATACTTTTTAA